One Argiope bruennichi chromosome 5, qqArgBrue1.1, whole genome shotgun sequence DNA segment encodes these proteins:
- the LOC129969218 gene encoding activin receptor type-1-like has translation MYFLLLLMVVASVHEHSASNTTARNLEQRFQNYPPYTCYKCLGSNCSNLYETCDEALQCFTHTSTVDNTYLLVEKGCYKKPFQMLAFCHNGRTKLARNETANVTKCCSGNLCNDDEFITPNIPDLWTPTSKIGIESMYTKEIKLPNGILPGCIAIFVFSLVLGAACLTYARRRASDKKLQNLLPTVCCNPTSTFNDTFACFMPSGSGSGVFTLNQRTFAQDVTLIRCIGHGRYGEVWQGMKLGEIVAVKIFSSRDEESWKNEVNIYTNISLCHENVLGFKGSTIASRSGVTEMWLLTSFHERGSLYDYLLENTVTHKQMIEFVRSACSGLLHLHVEIFDAKGKPGIAHRDLKTRNILITSRGTCVIADFGLAVIKGIENSSTDVPINYRVGTKRYMAPEVLDESMNLSNFESFKRTDIYAFGLIMWEVCSRCVTDGVAEAYRPPYDGYVPNNPDFEDMKKVVCIESKRPEIPDRWLSDEPLDAMAKLMKLCWHEKPEVRYTSYRVLKSLDKIRAQIQEQQSSAQCV, from the exons ATGTATTTTCTGTTACTTCTTATGGTAGTTGCATCTGTTCATGAACATTCTGCCTCAAACACGACTGCAC GAAATCTTGAACAAAGGTTCCAGAATTATCCTCCATACACCTGTTATAAATGCCTTGGTAGTAATTGCAGCAATCTCTATGAAACATGTGATGAAGCCTTACAA tGCTTTACTCACACTTCAACTGTTGACAATACATATCTCCTGGTTGAGAAAGGCTGCTATAAAAAACCCTTTCAAATGCTTGCATTCTGCCATAATGGAAGAACCAAGTTAGCAAGAAATGAGACCGCTAATGTAACAAAATGCTGTAGTGGGAATCTCTGCAATGATGATGAATTCATAACGCCAAATATTCCTGACCTCTGGACCCCAA CTTCTAAAATCGGAATTGAAAGTATGTACACGAAGGAGATTAAGTTACCAAATGGAATTTTGCCAGGATGTattgctatttttgttttttctcttgTTCTGGGTGCTGCTTGTCTGACATATGCTAGAAGAAGAGCATCAgacaaaaaattgcaaaatctccTCCCAACTGTTTGTTGTAATCCTACTAGTACTTTTAAT GATACTTTTGCTTGCTTTATGCCATCAGGTAGTGGATCTGGCGTGTTTACTTTAAATCAACGTACCTTTGCTCAAGATGTAACTCTCATTCGATGTATTG gTCATGGGCGCTATGGAGAAGTCTGGCAAGGCATGAAGCTCGGTGAAATTGttgctgttaaaatattttcttcccgGGATGAAGAGTCATGGAAAAATGAAGTAAACATATATACCAACATTTCATTATGCCATGAAAATGTCCTTGGTTTCAAAGGTTCAACTATAGCATCTCGGTCTGGTGTCACTGAGATGTGGCTCTTAACTTCATTTCACGAACGAGGCTCATTGTATGATTATCTGTTGGAAAATACTGTTACTCATAAGCAAATGATAGAATTTGTTCGGTCTGCTTGCTCAGGTCTTCTGCACTTACATGTGGAAATTTTTGACGCCAAAGGAAAACCTGGAATTGCTCACAGAGATTTAAAG actagaaatattttgattacctCTCGAGGAACATGCGTGATAGCCGATTTTGGTCTTGCTGTAATAAAGGGAATTGAAAATTCAAGTACCGATGTGCCAATAAATTACCGCGTAGGTACTAAAAGATACATGGCACCAGAAGTGTTGGATGAGAGTATGAACCTTAGCAACTTTGAATCCTTCAAAAGAACCGATATTTATGCCTTTGGTTTGATTATGTGGGAAGTATGTTCACGTTGTGTCACAGATG GAGTAGCTGAAGCTTACCGTCCGCCGTATGATGGATATGTTCCAAACAACCCTGATTTTGAAGATATGAAAAAAGTTGTGTGCATTGAATCGAAAAGACCTGAAATACCCGACAGATGGTTATCTGATGAG ccGTTGGATGCTATGGCTAAACTAATGAAACTGTGTTGGCATGAAAAACCTGAAGTGCGTTACACATCATATCGAGTACTGAAAAGCTTGGATAAGATACGTGCACAGATCCAAGAACAACAATCATCTGCTCAATGTGTGTGA